One Tripterygium wilfordii isolate XIE 37 chromosome 10, ASM1340144v1, whole genome shotgun sequence DNA segment encodes these proteins:
- the LOC120007179 gene encoding formin-like protein 3 has translation MRGQKGTHEDLNLYFLKEATGDCFPRRKIQRAISVLPLRMKEKVVDCLKNKILLFDVSRQEAVYRHCFIKCIELLFDCSSAPRRYPGGEPPVISVASSNHGPPPASSESSSKQPFHFSPGGENIVPEIIDPPPPQAARKHSPPMPPVNPNHSKKNHDDIESETIVAVVVTAAGTFLIIALICCCIRFRGRSNKVGPRGQRDDRPLLNSSLSSSQKSLSLGSSSKELGSNSIRGKNNFISTLSIKSENHCSSLPVVPSAETASLPALKPPPGQSAPPPPGPPPPAPRPPPPPKAIPPPVPSKGIPGKGQPSLLGPHRRGSSGSAQGEDDSESGSQKAKLKPFFWDKVLANPDKSMVWHEIKAGSFQFNEELIETLFGYNVDKGKNDRKKDASSQDHSIQYIKIIDPRKAQNLSILLKALNVTTEEVIDALQEGNELPVELLQTLLKMAPTQEEELKLRLFAGDVNQLGPAERFLKVLVEIPFAFKRVESLLFMCSLPEEVSNLKESYETLEVACDKLRNSRLFLKLLEAVLKTGNPMNNGTYRGGAEAFKLDTLLKLSDVKGIDGRTTLLHFVVQEIIRSEGIKAIRRVKASSSFSSVRTEDFVDDSSPESADRYRSLGLQVVSGLSTELGDVKKAAALDADVTTATVSKLKKSLIKTREFLDTEMMNMEGDSEFHHALVSFVERMESDISWLSEEEKRITSLVKSTADYFHGKAGKDEGLRLFTIVREFLIMVDKICKEVKDDATTKPTRTFRNEVPSTSASATASPDNRPPASDFRHRIADQRIDYSSSDDEGTSP, from the exons ATGAGGGGCCAGAAGGGAACTCATGAAGATCTTAATCTCTATTTTCTTAAAGAAGCAACCGGTGACTGCTTTCCAAGAAGGAAAATACAAAGAGCTATCAGTGTTTTGCCTCTCcgaatgaaagaaaaagttgtggattgcttgaaaaataaaattctccTCTTTGACGTTTCTCGTCAAGAGGCTGTGTATAGGCACTGCTTTATCAAGTGCATTGAGTTGCTTTTTGATTGTTCAAGTGCTCCTAGAAGATATCCGGGTGGTGAGCCTCCAGTCATTTCTGTGGCATCATCAAATCATGGTCCACCACCTGCAAGTTCCGAATCTTCAAGTAAACAACCGTTTCATTTTTCACCAGGAGGAGAAAATATTGTACCAGAAATAATCGATCCACCTCCACCTCAGGCAGCTCGTAAACATTCACCACCTATGCCACCTGTTAATCCAAAtcattccaaaaaaaatcacGACGACATTGAGTCAGAAACtattgttgctgttgttgtAACTGCAGCAGGGACATTTCTTATCATTGCATTGATCTGTTGCTGCATCAGATTCAGGGGGAGAAGCAACAAAGTGGGCCCTAGAGGACAAAGAGACGACAGGCCTCTTCTCAACTCGAGCTTAA GTTCATCCCAGAAGTCCCTAAGTTTAGGAAGCTCCAGTAAAGAACTTGGCTCAAATTCAATTAGAGGAAAGAATAATTTTATCAGTACCCTTTCCATAAAGTCTGAGAATCATTGTTCCTCACTGCCCGTGGTACCGTCAGCAGAGACTGCTTCACTTCCTGCTCTAAAACCTCCCCCTGGACAATCAGCCCCTCCACCTCCCGGGCCACCACCTCCTGCTCCCcgtccaccacctccaccaaaaGCTATCCCTCCACCTGTCCCTTCAAAAGGCATACCCGGCAAAGGCCAACCTTCCCTTCTTGGACCACACCGTCGAGGAAGTAGCGGTTCTGCTCAGGGAGAAGATGATAGCGAATCAGGTTCACAGAAGGCCAAGTTGAAGCCATTTTTCTGGGATAAGGTTCTTGCAAATCCTGATAAATCAATGGTCTGGCATGAAATCAAAGCTGGGTCTTTCCa GTTCAATGAAGAGTTGATAGAGACTCTATTTGGTTATAATGTAGACAAAGGCAAAAACGACCGCAAGAAAGATGCATCATCTCAAGACCATTCAATCCAGTATATTAAGATTATTGACCCTAGGAAGGCACAAAATCTGTCGATTCTTCTAAAAGCACTGAATGTGACTACTGAAGAAGTTATTGATGCACTTCAAGAAG GTAACGAGCTTCCAGTGGAGCTTCTCCAAACTTTGTTGAAAATGGCTCCAACGCAAGAAGAGGAACTAAAGCTTAGGTTATTTGCTGGAGATGTTAATCAACTTGGTCCTGCAGAGCGTTTCCTCAAAGTTTTGGTTGAGATCCCATTTGCTTTCAAAAGAGTAGAGTCATTGCTGTTTATGTGTTCACTACCTGAGGAAGTTTCTAATCTCAAAGAATCCTATGAAACTCTCGAG GTAGCTTGCGACAAACTTAGAAACAGCAGGCTTTTCCTGAAGCTATTAGAAGCAGTTCTTAAAACAGGCAACCCCATGAATAATGGCACCTATCGTGGTGGTGCAGAGGCATTTAAGCTTGACACTCTCTTGAAACTCTCTGATGTGAAGGGAATTGATGGCAGAACTACACTCTTGCACTTTGTAGTTCAGGAGATCATTCGTTCTGAAGGCATTAAAGCCATCCGCAGAGTAAAAGCAAGCTCCAGCTTCTCCAGTGTGAGGACAGAGGACTTTGTCGATGATTCTTCCCCTGAATCAGCAGATCGCTATCGGAGCCTTGGTCTTCAGGTGGTTTCAGGTTTAAGCACTGAGCTCGGAGATGTCAAGAAGGCAGCAGCTCTAGATGCTGATGTCACAACGGCTACAGTGTCAAAACTTAAAAAATCGCTGATAAAAACAAGAGAATTCCTGGACACAGAGATGATGAATATGGAAGGAGATAGCGAATTCCACCATGCGCTTGTTAGCTTCGTGGAGCGGATGGAGTCTGATATCTCATGGCTATCAGAGGAAGAAAAGAGGATAACAAGTCTGGTCAAGAGCACCGCGGACTACTTTCACGGAAAGGCAGGAAAGGATGAAGGCTTGCGTTTGTTCACAATTGTACGTGAATTCTTGATAATGGTGGATAAGATATGTAAAGAGGTTAAAGATGATGCAACGACAAAGCCAACGAGAACTTTTAGGAACGAGGTTCCATCAACATCAGCATCCGCAACAGCTTCTCCAGATAATCGTCCACCAGCATCAGATTTTCGTCATCGCATTGCAGACCAGCGGATAGATTACTCCAGTTCAGATGATGAGGGCACATCTCCTTAG
- the LOC120006945 gene encoding uncharacterized protein LOC120006945, whose product MVKIGGVLVCLVIVAMDIGAGILGIQAEVAQNQVKHLRLFIFECREPSQDAFKLGFAAAVLLVLAHVITNLLGGCMCICSQEEFHGASPNRQLSMACLCFSWLIMAVGLSMLVIGTMSNHKSKASCGFSHHHFLSIGGILCFVHALFSVAYYVSATAALKEEGK is encoded by the exons ATGGTTAAAATAGGAGGTGTTTTGGTTTGTCTGGTGATTGTAGCCATGGATATAGGTGCTGGAATTCTTGGCATCCAAGcagaagttgcacaaaaccag GTCAAACACTTGAGGCTATTCATATTTGAGTGTAGAGAACCAAGTCAAGATGCTTTCAAGCTAGGGTTCGCTGCAGCAGTACTTCTAGTTCTAGCCCATGTTATTACTAATTTGCTTGGTGGGTGTATGTGTATTTGCTCCCAAGAAGAGTTTCATGGAGCTTCTCCAAACAGGCAACTCTCCATGGCCTGCCTCTGCTTCTCTTG GTTGATAATGGCAGTTGGATTGTCGATGCTGGTTATAGGGACAATGTCGAACCACAAGTCAAAGGCTTCCTGCGGTTTCTCACATCACCATTTCCTTTCCATTGGAGGCATACTCTGTTTTGTACatgctctgtttagtgttgcaTATTACGTCTCCGCCACTGCTGCTCTCAAGGAAGAAGGAAAGTAA
- the LOC120006840 gene encoding transcription factor bHLH117 has translation MEKIFRPSFSMAGDGSRQLFPVISSEEANDATFDSVLYNGSTPETLIPLPSDFTVGTSKSPLIAHSLFPAGFSFLNEEYPTLNHTHELCENTDYSDPRFCSVYSTGLRVPKIEPFWHEHPTADDLTQPFDFFFSKALDLTGSLPFSHLPYLHSLEQPQTEQLQLADSASRKRSRFDSVVTSSHPQTFDSFAVQNFQPGESSSRGTYNKELARKRRQNITDKLRCLQKLLPWDKKMDTATMLEEAHKYVSFLQAQIKSLQSMPVDTSFTLTPQADEHSVVGPLGRLNRQQLLQVMVNSPAAQTVLYSQGCCVFSLEQLIVSNKMAQMKSPLNLKRFMFDSY, from the coding sequence ATGGAAAAAATCTTTAGGCCAAGTTTTTCCATGGCCGGAGATGGCTCCAGGCAGCTCTTTCCGGTGATATCCAGCGAGGAAGCAAATGATGCGACCTTTGATTCAGTCCTCTACAACGGGAGTACTCCAGAAACTCTGATCCCGCTCCCTTCAGATTTCACCGTGGGAACTTCAAAGTCACCGTTGATTGCGCACTCACTCTTTCCAGCAGGCTTCAGCTTCTTGAACGAGGAATATCCGACGCTGAACCACACTCATGAACTCTGTGAAAACACCGACTACTCCGATCCGCGATTCTGTTCAGTTTACTCTACTGGCTTAAGAGTCCCTAAAATCGAACCATTTTGGCACGAGCATCCGACAGCAGATGATTTAACCCAGCCGTTCGACTTCTTCTTCTCAAAAGCCTTGGATCTCACCGGCTCCCTACCATTCAGCCATCTCCCTTATCTTCACTCGCTGGAACAACCGCAAACCGAGCAGCTCCAACTCGCCGACTCTGCATCTCGCAAACGCTCTCGCTTCGACTCAGTTGTGACCAGCTCCCATCCCCAAACTTTTGACTCATTCGCAGTACAGAATTTTCAACCAGGAGAATCCTCCTCTCGGGGAACCTATAACAAAGAGCTTGCAAGGAAGCGTCGCCAAAACATCACCGACAAGTTACGGTGCCTGCAGAAGCTATTGCCATGGGACAAAAAGATGGACACAGCCACGATGCTAGAGGAGGCACATAAGTATGTCAGTTTCCTTCAGGCCCAGATTAAATCTCTCCAATCGATGCCTGTTGATACAAGTTTCACTCTCACCCCTCAAGCTGATGAACACAGTGTGGTCGGACCACTGGGAAGGTTAAATCGGCAGCAGCTTTTGCAGGTGATGGTTAATTCGCCTGCCGCACAGACTGTACTTTACTCGCAGGGATGTTGCGTGTTTTCGCTGGAGCAGTTGATTGTGTCTAACAAGATGGCTCAGATGAAGTCTCCTCTCAATCTTAAGCGCTTCATGTTTGATTCTTACTGA
- the LOC120007236 gene encoding uncharacterized protein LOC120007236, with protein MLKEHLNVFKITMMKGPHTCTNASLNQRHKQLNSEYLSEEVFSLVKADLKINIAAIQAHAETHLGYSVSYRQAWTAKQKVMEKLFGTFEESYNVLPRFFHALQISNPGSVVNFHHKEVIGGAAVFERVFWAFAPCIVGFQFCRRLISIDGTHLYGKYKGKLLIAVAFDANNGLFPLCYALVDNENNSNWEWFIDCIRTYVTDRAGICELSDRHASIKGAMRERWPEPLAYHRFCSRHFVSNFMDKFKDTQLKEKFDLWMSRMKTYKPEAWTYLQKDGVEKWALSYDDGHRYGNMTTNMSEIFNSVLEGGRFLPVTALVQLTFYLSNKYFVMRRIEVGNSRAEGREWPPQVLADIFRERESSKRQHVRMFNHNPPTFHITTRVRRTDNNQGGVRCHVVCLLQGSESCSCNMWRLYHRPCSHVFAACSAMNIGYSHLMEDYFTLSAYANCYRPTFYPIPDETQWPEYTGPRILPDPDLRRSKKSRPKSTRLTNGMDMREAKSHYKCSICHQSGHNKKHHTNSES; from the exons ATGTTGAAGGAACATTTGAATGTTTTCAAGATAACAATGATGAAGGGTCCGCATACTTGCACAAACGCTTCACTTAATCAACGCCATAAACAATTGAATTCAGAGTATCTATCTGAAGAGGTGTTTTCATTGGTAAAAGCTGATTTGAAGATAAACATTGCAGCTATCCAAGCACATGCCGAAACACATTTGGGGTACTCAGTATCGTATCGGCAGGCTTGGACAGCAAAACAGAAAGTTATGGAAAAGTTGTTTGGTACATTTGAAGAGTCATACAATGTTCTACCTCGGTTCTTTCATGCTTTGCAAATCTCTAATCCTGGATCAGTGGTCAATTTTCATCATAAGGAAGTTATTGGGGGAGCGGCTGTATTTGAACGGGTGTTTTGGGCATTCGCTCCTTGTATTgttggttttcaattttgtcGCCGGTTGATAAGTATTGACGGCACCCATCTATATGGCAAGTATAAGGGCAAATTGTTGATTGCAGTGGCATTTGATGCAAACAATGGCCTTTTTCCCTTATGTTATGCACTTGTGGATAATGAAAATAATTCCAATTGGGAATGGTTTATAGATTGTATTCGTACATATGTGACAGACCGAGCTGGTATTTGTGAGTTATCTGATCGTCATGCTAGCATTAAAGGGGCAATGCGAGAGCGATGGCCCGAGCCACTTGCATACCACAGGTTTTGTTCTAGACACTTTGTTAGCAATTTCATGGACAAGTTCAAGGATACACAATTGAAGGAGAAGTTTGACTTATGGATGTCCAGGATGAAAACTTACAAACCAGAAGCATGGACTTATCTTCAAAAAGATGGGGTTGAAAAGTGGGCATTATCATATGATGATGGCCATCGATATGGAAACATGACTACAAATATGTCTGAAATTTTCAACAGCGTCTTGGAAGGTGGGAGGTTTTTGCCAGTTACTGCCCTAGTCCAGTTAACCTTCTACCTctcaaataaatattttgtaatgcGGAGGATTGAGGTGGGAAATTCGAGGGCTGAAGGTCGTGAATGGCCACCTCAAGTATTGGCTGACATTTTTAGAGAAAGGGAAAGTTCAAAGAGGCAGCATGTGCGGATGTTCAATCACAATCCACCAACATTTCATATCACAACCAGGGTACGGAGGACAGATAATAACCAAGGTGGTGTAAGATGCCATGTAGTTTGTCTTCTTCAAGGCAGTGAATCTTGTTCATGTAATATGTGGCGCTTGTATCATCGTCCGTGTTCACATGTGTTTGCTGCATGTTCTGCAATGAACATTGGATATTCTCATTTAATGGAGGATTATTTTACATTGTCGGCGTATGCAAATTGTTATAGACCAACTTTCTATCCGATTCCAGATGAGACACAATGGCCTGAGTACACTGGTCCACGCATATTGCCTGATCCTGATCTCCGAAGATCAAAAAAAAGTCGTCCAAAATCAACACGGTTAACAAATGGAATGGATATGAGAGAGGCTAAGTCACACTACAAATGCAGCATATGTCATCAATCTGGGCATAATAAAAAACACCATACAA ATTCTGAGAGTTGA